The Echeneis naucrates chromosome 8, fEcheNa1.1, whole genome shotgun sequence genome has a window encoding:
- the hgs gene encoding hepatocyte growth factor-regulated tyrosine kinase substrate isoform X4, producing MGKGGGTFERLLDKATSQLLLETDWESILQICDLIRQGDTQAKYAIGAIKKKLNDKNPHVALYALEVLESVVKNCGQTVHDEVASKQTMEELKDLLKKQTEPNVRNKILYLIQAWAHAFRNEPKYKVVQDTYQIMKVEGHVFPEFKESDAMFAAERAPDWVDAEECHRCRVQFGVMTRKHHCRACGQIFCGKCSSKYSTIPKFGIEKEVRVCEPCFELLNKKAEGKAPSSGSAELPPEYLTSPLSQQSQMPPKRDEAALQEEEELQLAIALSQSEAEEKERMRQKNSYTMYPKADPTPVTSSAPPVSTLYTSPVNSSAPSAEDVDPELARYLNRTYWEKKQEEARKSPTPSAPAPVSLAESLPSVNQPVESHVPVQPVSIVEQQYQNGESEENHEQFLKALQNAVTTFLNRMKSNHMRGRSITNDSAVLSLFQSINNMHPQLLDILNQLDEKRLYYEGLQDKLAQVRDARAALNALRDEHREKLRRAAEEAERQRQIQLAQKLEIMRQKKQEYLEMQRQLAIQRLQEQEKERQMRLEQQKHTIQMRAQMPAFSLPYAQMQSLPPNVAGGVVYQSGAPPSYPGTFSPAGSVEGSPMHNIYMNQPGQTAPAQYQAMPSGATDPSMVNAYMYQAAGTNGQPAPPPSQAPPTTSPPYSNYQPTPTQGYQNVVSQAQSIPPMSQAAPANGMGYMGYQPYSMQNMISALPGQDPNMPPQQSYMPGQQPPMYQQVAPPGGPQSQQQQQQQQQQQQQAPQQTPQAVPGSAEAQLISFD from the exons ATGGGGAAAGGAGGAGGCACGTTTGAGAGGCTGCTGG ATAAAGCTACCAGTCAGCTGTTGCTGGAAACTGATTGGGAATCCATTCTGCAGATTTGTGATCTGATTCGCCAAGGAGACACACA AGCTAAATATGCTATTGGAGCCATTAAGAAGAAGCTGAATGACAAAAACCCACATGTTGCCCTGTACGCACTGGAG GTCCTTGAGTCAGTTGTTAAGAACTGTGGCCAGACAGTCCATGATGAGGTGGCAAGTAAGCAGACGATGGAGGAACTAAAGGATCTGCTCAAG AAACAGACGGAACCAAATGTCAGAAACAAGATCCTGTACCTGATCCAGGCATGGGCTCATGCATTCCGAAACGAACCCAAATATAAGGTGGTTCAAGACACCTACCAAATAATGAAAGTGGAAG GTCACGTGTTCCCCGAGTTTAAGGAGAGTGATGCAATGTTTGCAGCTGAAAGA GCTCCTGACTGGGTTGATGCTGAGGAGTGCCACCGGTGCAGAGTTCAGTTTGGAGTTATGACAAGAAAG CACCACTGTCGAGCCTGTGGCCAGATTTTCTGTGGCAAATGTTCGTCTAAGTACTCCACCATTCCGAAGTTTGGAATCGAGAAGGAAGTGCGTGTTTGTGAACCCTGCTTTGAGCTGCTTAACAA GAAAGCTGAAGGGAAGGCACCATCTTCAGGCTCTGCCGAGCTGCCACCAGAATACCTGACTAGCCCTCTCTCCCAACAGTCACAG ATGCCACCCAAGAGAGATGAGGCAgcactgcaggaggaggaggagctgcagctggcCATTGCCCTTTCCCAAAGTGAGGCTGAGGAGAAGGAGCGGATG AGGCAAAAGAATTCATATACAATGTATCCCAAAGCTGATCCCACCCCAGTGACTTCCTCAGCACCACCAGTCAGCACTCTCTACACCTCTCCTGTG AACTCCTCTGCTCCGTCAGCTGAAGATGTAGATCCTGAG TTGGCCCGTTATCTGAACAGAACATACTgggagaagaaacaggaagaagctcGAAAAAGTCCCACCCCTTCAGCCCCTGCCCCTGTGTCGTTGGCTGAATCTCTTCCATCAGTCAACCAACCCGTAGAAAGCCACGTTCCTGTTCAGCCAGTTAGCATAGTGGAG CAGCAGTACCAGAATGGGGAGTCAGAGGAGAACCATGAGCAGTTTCTGAAGGCTCTGCAGAATGCTGTCACTACCTTCCTTAACCGCATGAAAAGCAACCACATGCGTGGGCGCAGCATCACCAATGACAGTGCTGTGCTCTCCCTCTTCCAATCCATCAACAATATGCATCCACAGCTGCTTGACATCCTCAACCAGCTAGATGAGAAACGAT TGTACTATGAGGGGCTGCAGGACAAGTTGGCTCAAGTGCGTGACGCTCGGGCAGCTCTAAATGCCCTTCGTGACGAGCACAGAGAGAAGCTGCGCCGAGCTGCAGAGGAAGCTGAGAGGCAGAGGCAAATCCAGTTGGCACAAAAACTGGAGATTATGAGGCAGAAGAAACAG GAGTACCTGGAGATGCAAAGGCAGCTGGCCATTCAGCGCCTCcaggaacaggaaaaggagaggCAGATGCGcctggagcagcagaaacacacaattcaGATGAGAGCCCAGATGCCTGCTTTCTCTTTGCCCTATGCTCAG ATGCAGTCTTTGCCCCCTAACGTGGCAGGAGGGGTGGTCTACCAGTCTGGTGCTCCACCCAGCTACCCAGGCACCTTCAGCCCTGCTGGTTCTGTTGAGGGCTCACCTATGCATAACATCTACATGAACCAGCCTGGACAAACTGCACCAGCACAATACCAGGCCATGCCTAGTGGGGCCACAG ATCCCAGTATGGTTAATGCGTATATGTACCAGGCAGCAGGTACCAATGGGcagcctgctcctcctcccaGTCAGGCTCCACCCACTACTAGTCCACCCTACTCCAACTATCAGCCCACACCCACACAGGGCTACCAG AATGTGGTCTCTCAGGCTCAGAGTATACCTCCCATGTCCCAAGCTGCGCCCGCTAATGGTATGGGTTACATGGGCTACCAGCCATACAGCATGCAGAACATGATTTCAGCCTTGCCAGGACAGGACCCCAATATGCCCCCCCAACAGTCATACATGCCAGGCCAGCAGCCGCCCATGTATCAGCAG GTGGCTCCCCCTGGTGGCCCACAGtcgcagcaacaacaacagcagcagcagcagcagcagcaacaggcaCCACAGCAGACCCCTCAGGCTGTGCCGGGCAGTGCGGAGGCACAGCTCATCTCCTTTGACTGA
- the hgs gene encoding hepatocyte growth factor-regulated tyrosine kinase substrate isoform X5: MGKGGGTFERLLDKATSQLLLETDWESILQICDLIRQGDTQAKYAIGAIKKKLNDKNPHVALYALEVLESVVKNCGQTVHDEVASKQTMEELKDLLKKQTEPNVRNKILYLIQAWAHAFRNEPKYKVVQDTYQIMKVEGHVFPEFKESDAMFAAERAPDWVDAEECHRCRVQFGVMTRKHHCRACGQIFCGKCSSKYSTIPKFGIEKEVRVCEPCFELLNKKAEGKAPSSGSAELPPEYLTSPLSQQSQMPPKRDEAALQEEEELQLAIALSQSEAEEKERMRQKNSYTMYPKADPTPVTSSAPPVSTLYTSPVNSSAPSAEDVDPELARYLNRTYWEKKQEEARKSPTPSAPAPVSLAESLPSVNQPVESHVPVQPVSIVEQYQNGESEENHEQFLKALQNAVTTFLNRMKSNHMRGRSITNDSAVLSLFQSINNMHPQLLDILNQLDEKRLYYEGLQDKLAQVRDARAALNALRDEHREKLRRAAEEAERQRQIQLAQKLEIMRQKKQEYLEMQRQLAIQRLQEQEKERQMRLEQQKHTIQMRAQMPAFSLPYAQMQSLPPNVAGGVVYQSGAPPSYPGTFSPAGSVEGSPMHNIYMNQPGQTAPAQYQAMPSGATDPSMVNAYMYQAAGTNGQPAPPPSQAPPTTSPPYSNYQPTPTQGYQNVVSQAQSIPPMSQAAPANGMGYMGYQPYSMQNMISALPGQDPNMPPQQSYMPGQQPPMYQQVAPPGGPQSQQQQQQQQQQQQQAPQQTPQAVPGSAEAQLISFD; the protein is encoded by the exons ATGGGGAAAGGAGGAGGCACGTTTGAGAGGCTGCTGG ATAAAGCTACCAGTCAGCTGTTGCTGGAAACTGATTGGGAATCCATTCTGCAGATTTGTGATCTGATTCGCCAAGGAGACACACA AGCTAAATATGCTATTGGAGCCATTAAGAAGAAGCTGAATGACAAAAACCCACATGTTGCCCTGTACGCACTGGAG GTCCTTGAGTCAGTTGTTAAGAACTGTGGCCAGACAGTCCATGATGAGGTGGCAAGTAAGCAGACGATGGAGGAACTAAAGGATCTGCTCAAG AAACAGACGGAACCAAATGTCAGAAACAAGATCCTGTACCTGATCCAGGCATGGGCTCATGCATTCCGAAACGAACCCAAATATAAGGTGGTTCAAGACACCTACCAAATAATGAAAGTGGAAG GTCACGTGTTCCCCGAGTTTAAGGAGAGTGATGCAATGTTTGCAGCTGAAAGA GCTCCTGACTGGGTTGATGCTGAGGAGTGCCACCGGTGCAGAGTTCAGTTTGGAGTTATGACAAGAAAG CACCACTGTCGAGCCTGTGGCCAGATTTTCTGTGGCAAATGTTCGTCTAAGTACTCCACCATTCCGAAGTTTGGAATCGAGAAGGAAGTGCGTGTTTGTGAACCCTGCTTTGAGCTGCTTAACAA GAAAGCTGAAGGGAAGGCACCATCTTCAGGCTCTGCCGAGCTGCCACCAGAATACCTGACTAGCCCTCTCTCCCAACAGTCACAG ATGCCACCCAAGAGAGATGAGGCAgcactgcaggaggaggaggagctgcagctggcCATTGCCCTTTCCCAAAGTGAGGCTGAGGAGAAGGAGCGGATG AGGCAAAAGAATTCATATACAATGTATCCCAAAGCTGATCCCACCCCAGTGACTTCCTCAGCACCACCAGTCAGCACTCTCTACACCTCTCCTGTG AACTCCTCTGCTCCGTCAGCTGAAGATGTAGATCCTGAG TTGGCCCGTTATCTGAACAGAACATACTgggagaagaaacaggaagaagctcGAAAAAGTCCCACCCCTTCAGCCCCTGCCCCTGTGTCGTTGGCTGAATCTCTTCCATCAGTCAACCAACCCGTAGAAAGCCACGTTCCTGTTCAGCCAGTTAGCATAGTGGAG CAGTACCAGAATGGGGAGTCAGAGGAGAACCATGAGCAGTTTCTGAAGGCTCTGCAGAATGCTGTCACTACCTTCCTTAACCGCATGAAAAGCAACCACATGCGTGGGCGCAGCATCACCAATGACAGTGCTGTGCTCTCCCTCTTCCAATCCATCAACAATATGCATCCACAGCTGCTTGACATCCTCAACCAGCTAGATGAGAAACGAT TGTACTATGAGGGGCTGCAGGACAAGTTGGCTCAAGTGCGTGACGCTCGGGCAGCTCTAAATGCCCTTCGTGACGAGCACAGAGAGAAGCTGCGCCGAGCTGCAGAGGAAGCTGAGAGGCAGAGGCAAATCCAGTTGGCACAAAAACTGGAGATTATGAGGCAGAAGAAACAG GAGTACCTGGAGATGCAAAGGCAGCTGGCCATTCAGCGCCTCcaggaacaggaaaaggagaggCAGATGCGcctggagcagcagaaacacacaattcaGATGAGAGCCCAGATGCCTGCTTTCTCTTTGCCCTATGCTCAG ATGCAGTCTTTGCCCCCTAACGTGGCAGGAGGGGTGGTCTACCAGTCTGGTGCTCCACCCAGCTACCCAGGCACCTTCAGCCCTGCTGGTTCTGTTGAGGGCTCACCTATGCATAACATCTACATGAACCAGCCTGGACAAACTGCACCAGCACAATACCAGGCCATGCCTAGTGGGGCCACAG ATCCCAGTATGGTTAATGCGTATATGTACCAGGCAGCAGGTACCAATGGGcagcctgctcctcctcccaGTCAGGCTCCACCCACTACTAGTCCACCCTACTCCAACTATCAGCCCACACCCACACAGGGCTACCAG AATGTGGTCTCTCAGGCTCAGAGTATACCTCCCATGTCCCAAGCTGCGCCCGCTAATGGTATGGGTTACATGGGCTACCAGCCATACAGCATGCAGAACATGATTTCAGCCTTGCCAGGACAGGACCCCAATATGCCCCCCCAACAGTCATACATGCCAGGCCAGCAGCCGCCCATGTATCAGCAG GTGGCTCCCCCTGGTGGCCCACAGtcgcagcaacaacaacagcagcagcagcagcagcagcaacaggcaCCACAGCAGACCCCTCAGGCTGTGCCGGGCAGTGCGGAGGCACAGCTCATCTCCTTTGACTGA